One Malus sylvestris chromosome 14, drMalSylv7.2, whole genome shotgun sequence DNA segment encodes these proteins:
- the LOC126600084 gene encoding plant cysteine oxidase 2-like, which produces METARVVEQGRHQMPPSKVPTPLKQLFRACRQVFKGPGNVPLPHHVHKLCRILDNMRPEDVGLSRDLQFFKRKAVVKGTPRVTYTTIYECNKFSLCCFFIPANGVIPLHNHPDMTVFSKLLLGEMHIKSYDWVDPVNSDGSTPAPQLRLAELKANDVFTASCKASVLYPTEGGNIHAFTAKTPCAVLDVMGPPYSKEDGRDCTYYRDHPYAAYSNGGAAETEEKHDSYWWLEEIEMPEYAKMDRIEYLGPQVTKRSS; this is translated from the exons ATGGAGACTGCGAGGGTGGTGGAGCAGGGAAGACATCAGATGCCGCCGTCGAAGGTTCCAACTCCGCTGAAACAGCTCTTTCGTGCGTGCAGACAAGTTTTCAAAGGCCCCGGAAACGTTCCTTTGCCTCACCATGTGCACAAGCTGTGTCGCATCCTCG ATAATATGAGACCAGAAGATGTTGGGCTAAGTAGGGATCTGCAGTTCTTCAAGCGTAAAGCTGTTGTGAAAGGGACTCCTAGGGTCACGTATACAACCATATACGAGTGCAACAAATTTTCG TTGTGCTGCTTTTTTATTCCGGCAAATGGTGTTATCCCACTCCATAACCATCCAGATATGACTGTTTTCAGTAAGCTTCTATTAGGCGAGATGCATATTAAATCATACGATTGGGTTGATCCCGTAAATTCAGATGGCTCCACGCCAGCGCCTCAAT TGAGACTGGCCGAGTTGAAGGCTAATGATGTCTTCACAGCCTCATGCAAAGCATCAGTACTTTATCCAACAGAAGGTGGCAACATCCATGCCTTCACAGCCAAAACACCATGTGCAGTGCTCGATGTGATGGGACCACCCTATTCTAAAGAAGATGGCCGGGATTGCACGTATTACAGAGACCATCCCTATGCTGCTTATTCAA ATGGAGGAGCAGCAGAAACTGAAGAGAAACACGATAGTTACTGGTGGTTGGAAGAGATTGAAATGCCTGAGTACGCAAAAATGGATAGAATCGAGTACTTGGGTCCACAAGTTACCAAGAGGAGTTCGTAG